The proteins below are encoded in one region of Haladaptatus sp. R4:
- a CDS encoding MATE family efflux transporter, producing the protein MSAGSRDLNLTDGDLYKPLLILSAPIVASQLMQVVYNLADTFWVGQIGPGAVSAVSYAFPIIFLLISLGTGFSIAGTALVSQNKGAGNHERVDHVAGQTISFTLLASLVFAVIGYLAAPTLVSLIGTTPGTQIYRWTVEFTRTTFLGVFFMFGFFMFQALLRGWGDTRTPMYLMAFGVTLNIVLDPFFVYGFTDNLLLQALGLGGLQTTLFDATGFAGFGVQGAAIATVLSRGIAAVIGLTILFSGRVGIHLSFDDVVPEPETVKKIVRIGVPASVDMSMRALGITFLTAIVAMAGDPAVAAYGIGNRLNSLVFLPSIGLAQGTTTMVGQNLGADKPERSERAVYYASATLAVVLVVVSVVAWHFAEPLIGIFVGSSENFSRQTVIHIGAQYLRIIGPTFLFLGVFRVVTSAFRGAGDTTTAMVFTILSLWVFRLPVAYYLLEIRGMGPTGVWYAIAFSNVAAAVIAFLWFRRGTWKTSEVEGANTPSPAD; encoded by the coding sequence ATGAGCGCCGGAAGCAGGGATCTGAATCTGACCGACGGCGACTTGTACAAACCGCTCCTCATCCTGTCGGCACCCATCGTCGCCAGCCAGTTGATGCAGGTCGTGTACAACCTCGCGGACACGTTCTGGGTCGGCCAGATCGGTCCCGGCGCGGTGAGCGCGGTTTCCTACGCGTTCCCGATTATCTTCCTGCTCATCAGCCTCGGAACCGGCTTTTCCATCGCCGGAACCGCGTTGGTCTCACAGAACAAGGGGGCAGGCAACCACGAGCGCGTGGACCACGTCGCGGGACAGACCATCTCGTTCACGCTGCTCGCGTCGTTGGTGTTCGCGGTCATCGGATATCTCGCCGCACCGACCCTCGTCTCGCTCATCGGGACGACGCCGGGGACGCAGATATATCGGTGGACCGTGGAGTTCACGCGGACGACCTTCCTCGGCGTGTTCTTCATGTTCGGTTTCTTCATGTTTCAGGCGCTCCTGCGTGGCTGGGGCGACACGCGGACGCCGATGTATCTCATGGCGTTCGGCGTCACGCTCAACATCGTCCTCGACCCGTTCTTCGTTTACGGGTTCACCGACAACCTGCTGTTGCAGGCGCTCGGACTCGGTGGCCTCCAGACGACGCTGTTCGACGCCACGGGCTTCGCCGGGTTCGGCGTTCAAGGGGCGGCGATAGCGACCGTCCTGTCGCGCGGAATCGCCGCCGTCATCGGCCTCACAATCCTGTTCAGCGGCCGCGTCGGAATTCACCTCTCGTTCGACGACGTCGTTCCGGAACCGGAGACGGTGAAGAAGATCGTTCGCATCGGCGTCCCGGCGAGCGTCGATATGTCGATGCGGGCGCTCGGTATCACGTTCCTGACCGCCATCGTCGCCATGGCCGGAGACCCGGCGGTCGCGGCCTACGGTATCGGTAATCGGCTGAACTCGCTCGTCTTCCTCCCGAGTATCGGACTCGCGCAAGGGACGACGACGATGGTGGGACAGAACCTCGGCGCGGACAAACCGGAGCGCTCGGAGCGGGCGGTGTACTACGCGTCCGCTACGCTGGCGGTCGTCCTCGTCGTCGTGAGCGTCGTCGCGTGGCACTTCGCCGAACCTCTCATCGGTATCTTCGTCGGCAGCAGCGAGAACTTCAGCCGTCAAACCGTCATCCACATCGGCGCACAGTATCTCCGCATCATCGGTCCGACGTTCCTGTTCCTCGGCGTCTTCCGGGTCGTCACCTCGGCGTTCCGCGGGGCCGGGGATACGACCACCGCGATGGTGTTCACCATCCTCTCGCTGTGGGTATTCCGTCTCCCTGTGGCGTACTATCTACTGGAGATACGGGGGATGGGTCCCACGGGCGTCTGGTACGCGATAGCGTTCTCGAACGTCGCCGCGGCCGTCATCGCGTTCCTCTGGTTCCGCCGTGGGACGTGGAAGACGAGCGAGGTCGAGGGAGCCAACACCCCGTCACCAGCCGACTGA
- a CDS encoding TetR/AcrR family transcriptional regulator: MGTQQSNGPPPETHEAIMAATHRALCKHGYANLTMKRISDEFGKSKSLLHYHYNCKEELLLSFLDHLHEKFDAKISTDDYDTATDALLFSIDALFPDPDSESDFDIAMLEMGMQAPYNDAFRDQFQENNDRLRELFADIIAQGIERGEFEEDIDPERAAERLLIFLDGVRGRGVVLGSNDPNEVGREVIDEFVDDICAGGDE; the protein is encoded by the coding sequence ATGGGAACACAGCAGTCGAACGGGCCGCCGCCCGAAACACACGAGGCCATCATGGCCGCCACACATCGGGCGCTCTGCAAGCACGGCTATGCGAACCTCACGATGAAGCGTATCAGCGACGAGTTCGGCAAGAGCAAGTCGCTTCTCCACTACCACTATAACTGTAAGGAGGAGTTGCTCCTCTCGTTTCTGGACCACCTCCACGAAAAGTTCGACGCGAAAATTTCGACGGACGATTACGACACCGCGACGGACGCCCTGCTCTTCAGCATCGATGCGTTGTTTCCCGACCCCGACTCGGAGAGCGACTTCGACATCGCCATGCTGGAGATGGGGATGCAAGCGCCGTACAACGACGCGTTCCGCGACCAGTTCCAGGAGAACAACGACCGACTGCGGGAACTGTTCGCCGATATCATCGCCCAGGGTATCGAGCGCGGCGAGTTCGAGGAGGACATCGATCCGGAACGGGCGGCCGAACGACTCCTGATATTTCTCGACGGGGTCCGGGGCCGAGGAGTAGTCCTCGGATCCAACGACCCGAACGAAGTGGGGCGTGAAGTCATCGACGAGTTCGTCGACGATATTTGCGCCGGAGGCGACGAATGA
- a CDS encoding TetR/AcrR family transcriptional regulator: MAAPSDGDERSDAEQAIMQATYRALCEHGYANLTIHSIAEEYGKSTAAIHYHYDTKDDLLAAFLSYLLDKFIDRVHEVETTAPRERLDSLLDRLLTDREGYPEFLTAMLEMRAQAPYNDAVREQFQRNDEYTRYLLKTVIADGTDAGVFAAEDPAHAAEALMLIVDGARNRYVSLDEKNALEEARETAREYVEHVLMDE; encoded by the coding sequence ATGGCAGCGCCTTCCGACGGTGACGAGCGTTCCGACGCCGAACAGGCGATAATGCAGGCGACCTATCGGGCACTCTGTGAACACGGCTATGCGAACCTTACGATACACTCCATCGCGGAGGAGTATGGCAAATCGACGGCCGCAATTCACTATCACTACGACACGAAAGACGACCTCCTCGCGGCGTTTTTGAGCTATCTGTTGGATAAGTTCATCGACCGGGTTCACGAGGTGGAGACGACCGCCCCGCGGGAACGACTCGACTCCCTTCTGGATCGACTGCTGACCGACCGCGAAGGCTACCCCGAATTCCTGACCGCGATGCTGGAGATGCGCGCGCAGGCGCCGTACAACGACGCCGTGCGCGAACAGTTCCAGCGCAACGACGAGTACACACGATATCTGCTCAAGACCGTCATCGCCGACGGGACGGACGCGGGCGTGTTCGCCGCCGAGGACCCGGCCCACGCGGCGGAGGCGCTGATGCTCATCGTGGACGGCGCGCGAAACCGGTACGTCTCCCTGGACGAGAAGAACGCGCTCGAAGAAGCGCGTGAGACGGCCAGGGAGTACGTCGAACACGTTTTGATGGACGAGTAG
- a CDS encoding redoxin domain-containing protein, whose product MKQSPYDQKFSVCGANDSGEASYPADALECGTDAPDFTLYSTPDQTLSLREFRGQPVILAFYPADWSPVCGDQMSLYNEILDEFGRYDAQLLGISVDGVWSHDSFSDDHNLHFPLLADFEPKGKVAKTYGVYRPEDGTSERALFVIDDEGVIQWTFVSPVGVNPGASGILQALNAFENGDAR is encoded by the coding sequence ATGAAACAATCACCATACGATCAGAAGTTCTCCGTCTGTGGGGCGAACGACTCGGGGGAAGCGAGTTACCCGGCGGACGCGCTCGAATGCGGCACGGATGCGCCCGACTTCACGCTCTATTCGACGCCGGACCAAACGCTTTCGTTGCGCGAATTTCGCGGACAACCCGTCATTCTCGCGTTTTATCCAGCGGATTGGAGTCCGGTCTGTGGCGACCAGATGTCGCTCTACAACGAGATACTCGACGAGTTCGGACGATACGATGCACAGCTACTGGGAATCTCGGTCGATGGCGTCTGGAGCCACGATTCGTTCTCCGACGACCACAACCTCCACTTCCCGTTGCTCGCCGACTTCGAACCGAAGGGAAAGGTGGCGAAAACGTACGGCGTGTATCGACCGGAAGACGGAACGAGCGAGCGGGCGCTCTTCGTCATCGACGACGAGGGGGTGATCCAATGGACGTTCGTCTCCCCCGTCGGTGTGAACCCCGGCGCGAGCGGGATACTACAGGCGCTCAATGCGTTCGAAAACGGGGACGCGAGATGA
- a CDS encoding ABC transporter permease, protein MNIGQSFAMSWRSIRDHKLRSVLTTLGIIIGVGSVITFVTLGASLQAAVVGQVSAGSNPSIVASVGPASTNDGPGGPQSQGASLPVFTEHDIEQLRGLDDVDSVIPQGNVQVSSLGYDGQTVGWESVTATTADSFAADSFESGHAFTSGKEQVVLNKPAASLFATNVSTGDTLTLQFGDGPQNVTVVGILNASSSANVFGTSQPQIYVPTDPFYGTTVKSPATGEQQRAYPQVTVRAVDYDHVDSVQPAVESYLVNDSDASQLKPASYEVSLQTNQQLVDQIQEVIGTFTSFITGIAVISLIVGAIGIANIMLVSVTERTREIGIMKAIGGQKRDIIQLFLVEAVILGVIGSLVGTVVGIAGGYAAAQAIGFDLAFAPKWFVVAIAVGIGVGLVSGLYPAWNAARIDPIDALRHE, encoded by the coding sequence ATGAACATCGGGCAGAGTTTCGCGATGAGTTGGCGCTCCATCCGCGACCACAAACTCCGGTCGGTGTTGACGACGCTCGGCATCATCATCGGCGTCGGGTCGGTCATCACGTTCGTCACCCTCGGGGCGAGCCTCCAAGCCGCCGTCGTCGGCCAGGTCTCGGCCGGGTCGAACCCGTCCATCGTCGCGAGCGTCGGCCCGGCGAGTACGAACGACGGTCCCGGCGGCCCGCAAAGTCAGGGCGCGTCGCTACCCGTGTTCACCGAACACGACATCGAGCAGTTACGAGGGCTCGACGACGTCGATTCCGTGATTCCACAGGGGAACGTGCAGGTGTCCTCGCTCGGCTACGACGGCCAAACGGTCGGGTGGGAGAGCGTGACGGCGACGACGGCGGATTCGTTCGCCGCGGACTCGTTCGAGTCGGGACACGCCTTTACCTCCGGGAAGGAACAAGTCGTGCTGAACAAACCGGCGGCGAGTCTGTTCGCGACGAACGTCTCGACCGGCGACACCCTCACGCTCCAGTTCGGCGACGGCCCGCAAAACGTCACCGTCGTCGGCATCCTGAACGCCTCGTCCAGCGCGAACGTGTTCGGCACGTCGCAGCCACAGATCTACGTGCCCACGGACCCGTTCTACGGAACCACGGTGAAGAGTCCGGCGACCGGCGAACAGCAACGGGCCTACCCGCAGGTGACGGTACGGGCGGTCGATTACGATCACGTCGATAGCGTCCAACCGGCGGTCGAGTCGTATCTGGTGAACGACTCCGACGCCAGCCAACTCAAACCCGCGTCCTACGAGGTGTCCCTCCAGACGAACCAACAACTCGTCGATCAGATTCAGGAGGTCATCGGGACGTTCACGAGTTTCATCACCGGTATCGCCGTCATCTCGCTCATCGTCGGGGCCATCGGCATCGCCAACATCATGCTGGTGAGCGTGACCGAACGCACCCGCGAGATCGGCATCATGAAGGCCATCGGCGGGCAGAAACGCGACATCATCCAACTGTTCCTCGTCGAGGCGGTCATCCTCGGTGTCATCGGTTCGCTCGTCGGCACCGTCGTCGGCATCGCGGGCGGATACGCCGCCGCACAGGCCATCGGCTTCGACCTCGCATTCGCGCCGAAGTGGTTCGTCGTCGCCATCGCCGTCGGTATCGGCGTCGGACTGGTCTCCGGTCTGTACCCTGCGTGGAACGCCGCCAGAATCGACCCCATCGACGCGCTCCGCCACGAGTGA
- a CDS encoding ABC transporter ATP-binding protein, producing the protein MPNTTERTPSPSAVTLTDVRKTYHRGEPVHALDGIDLTIERGSYTAVMGPSGSGKSTLMNAVGCLDMPTEGSITVNGTEITTLSDTKRTTLRGDEIGFVFQTFNLMPKLTAKENVALPMVFQGERKKKRNERASELLERVGLGDRLDHRPNELSGGQRQRVAIARALANDPAIILADEPTGNLDSETEGRILALFEELHDEGNTIFLVTHERTVAEHAQRIVHLLDGEIERIETVDSPRRMEVGP; encoded by the coding sequence ATGCCAAATACAACCGAACGAACGCCATCCCCTTCGGCGGTAACGCTGACGGACGTGCGCAAGACCTACCATCGCGGCGAACCCGTCCACGCGCTCGACGGTATCGACCTCACCATCGAACGGGGGTCGTACACCGCCGTCATGGGGCCGAGCGGGTCGGGGAAGAGTACACTGATGAACGCCGTCGGTTGTCTCGACATGCCGACGGAGGGATCGATCACGGTGAACGGAACCGAAATCACGACGCTTTCGGATACGAAGCGAACGACGCTTCGGGGCGACGAGATCGGTTTCGTCTTCCAGACGTTCAACCTCATGCCGAAACTCACCGCGAAGGAGAACGTCGCGCTCCCGATGGTCTTCCAAGGGGAGCGAAAGAAAAAACGAAACGAACGAGCCAGCGAACTGCTGGAACGCGTCGGGTTGGGGGACCGACTCGACCACCGACCCAACGAACTATCGGGCGGCCAACGCCAGCGCGTGGCCATCGCCCGCGCGCTGGCGAACGACCCGGCCATCATCCTCGCCGACGAACCGACCGGCAACCTCGATAGCGAGACCGAAGGCCGGATTCTCGCCCTGTTCGAGGAGTTGCACGACGAGGGGAACACCATCTTCCTAGTCACCCACGAGCGCACCGTCGCCGAGCACGCCCAACGCATCGTCCACCTGCTGGACGGCGAAATCGAGCGTATCGAGACGGTGGACTCCCCGCGCCGGATGGAGGTGGGTCCATGA
- a CDS encoding alpha/beta hydrolase produces the protein MTKTRARELSRLRYAKNDVDFESEGTRCAGWLYTPEGVSNPPVVVMAGGFGAERTFGLPEIAKEFVAREYAVFLFDYRNFGDSDGEPRNLVNASRHVEDWKAAIDHVRGLNAIDRRKIALWGTSYSGGHVIEAAADDHRIAAVVAQVPFVDGRAVARASGLKKSLKGTVAGVRDLVRKYTFRSPHTVPIAGYPDEFAVLNTPDAMEGMETIVPDPPVWENEVPARVFLEIPFYRPISSVEDVPCPMLLIAGRDDDIVPVSSVQSAAEAADATYLELPIGHFDVYDDALDTVVGYEAAFLDRNVRV, from the coding sequence ATGACGAAGACACGGGCACGTGAGCTGTCGCGGCTTCGATACGCGAAGAACGATGTCGATTTCGAAAGCGAGGGGACGCGGTGTGCCGGATGGCTCTACACGCCGGAAGGCGTCTCGAACCCGCCCGTCGTCGTGATGGCGGGTGGCTTCGGCGCGGAACGGACCTTCGGTCTCCCGGAGATCGCAAAGGAGTTCGTCGCCCGCGAGTACGCCGTGTTCCTCTTCGACTACCGGAACTTCGGCGACAGCGACGGCGAACCGCGTAATCTCGTAAACGCGAGCCGTCACGTCGAGGATTGGAAAGCGGCGATCGACCACGTTCGCGGACTGAACGCCATCGACCGTCGAAAGATCGCGCTCTGGGGAACGTCCTACAGCGGCGGACACGTCATCGAGGCGGCGGCCGACGACCACCGAATCGCCGCCGTCGTCGCACAGGTTCCGTTCGTCGACGGACGGGCCGTCGCCCGAGCGTCCGGCCTCAAAAAATCGCTGAAAGGGACCGTCGCGGGGGTGCGTGACCTCGTCAGAAAGTACACCTTCAGGAGTCCGCACACGGTTCCGATCGCTGGGTATCCCGACGAGTTCGCCGTCCTGAACACCCCGGATGCGATGGAGGGGATGGAAACCATCGTTCCCGACCCGCCGGTGTGGGAGAACGAGGTACCGGCACGTGTCTTCCTCGAAATTCCTTTCTACCGCCCGATTTCGTCCGTGGAGGACGTCCCGTGTCCGATGCTTCTGATCGCCGGACGCGACGACGACATCGTTCCGGTGTCGTCGGTGCAGTCGGCCGCGGAAGCGGCCGACGCGACGTATCTCGAACTGCCGATCGGCCACTTCGACGTGTACGACGACGCGCTCGATACGGTCGTCGGTTACGAGGCGGCGTTCCTCGACCGGAACGTACGCGTGTAA
- a CDS encoding metal-dependent hydrolase → MYQPGHCGVALALYAPVTGVLAASGSTSTAFLGAGIVLALTMLPDLDTRTDRVRHRGPTHSIVFAAFVGLLTGVGGGLLAGANGAEFGGLVGALAIVAHLLADVITPMGIRPFWPLSDRKLTFDIVLASDTRANAVLFVFGVVSAGGSLFLGNQFA, encoded by the coding sequence ATGTATCAGCCGGGCCACTGTGGCGTGGCGCTCGCCCTCTACGCGCCGGTCACCGGTGTGCTCGCCGCGTCTGGGTCCACCTCGACGGCGTTTCTCGGCGCTGGCATCGTCCTCGCGTTGACGATGCTCCCCGACCTCGACACGCGGACGGACCGGGTTCGGCACCGCGGCCCGACCCACTCCATCGTCTTCGCGGCGTTCGTCGGACTGCTCACCGGAGTCGGCGGCGGTCTACTCGCGGGAGCGAACGGTGCTGAATTCGGCGGTTTGGTCGGGGCGCTCGCAATCGTCGCCCATCTCCTCGCGGACGTCATCACGCCGATGGGAATCCGACCCTTCTGGCCGCTCTCGGACCGGAAGCTCACCTTCGATATCGTGCTCGCAAGCGATACACGAGCGAACGCAGTGCTGTTCGTGTTCGGCGTCGTCTCCGCCGGAGGATCGTTGTTTCTCGGGAATCAGTTCGCCTAA